In Candidatus Epulonipiscium viviparus, one DNA window encodes the following:
- a CDS encoding tripartite tricarboxylate transporter permease, which produces MSFMEVLLIFADIMILLQLLLGVIMGIVFGAIPGLNTIMALALALPLTYNMEMIPAIAFLIAVYCGGLSGGSISAILLNIPGTAAVVTTTFDGYPMAKRGESMRALSLAIIASFVGGIISTIILALLTGWLASFALSFGPWEYFGAAILSLALISALIDGDLINGFIATLIGVFLAMIGTDSIGSVTRYTFGSINLAAGIDIIVVIIGIFALSEIISSTNKNLIPKKGGSADFSFAQFIVALKESLLYIPNMIISAVMGVVLGILPGLGGGTASIMAYARAKMASKDKTKFGQGCPEGIIAPETAKNAVSGGALIPAIALGVPGSAPVALIMSAFLVHGVSIGPLVLKEQPHLLNSIVIALIIANIFMFLSQIVLIKYFAMVITVPKYILFPIIAVFCVIGTYVINTTTFNVYIMLGLSVFGMFCAKNKIPLAPMIMGFTLGDIVETYFRKSMIAYNGSFVDAYMGSPVGSVFVTLAIIVPTVVIVKRIIKRSVNE; this is translated from the coding sequence ATGAGTTTTATGGAGGTTTTATTAATATTTGCAGATATTATGATTTTACTGCAGCTTCTTTTGGGCGTTATAATGGGAATAGTGTTTGGCGCGATACCAGGACTAAACACGATTATGGCGCTCGCACTTGCCTTACCATTGACCTATAATATGGAGATGATACCTGCCATTGCGTTTTTGATAGCGGTATATTGTGGCGGTTTATCTGGTGGATCTATCTCTGCGATTTTGCTGAATATTCCAGGTACGGCGGCAGTTGTGACAACCACATTTGATGGCTATCCCATGGCAAAGCGTGGAGAAAGTATGCGCGCATTGAGCTTGGCTATAATAGCTTCTTTTGTTGGGGGAATTATTTCAACAATTATATTAGCGCTACTGACAGGATGGCTCGCTTCTTTTGCCTTAAGCTTCGGTCCGTGGGAATATTTTGGGGCCGCAATTCTATCGCTTGCACTGATTTCGGCATTAATTGATGGAGACTTAATCAATGGATTTATTGCAACATTAATAGGAGTTTTTTTGGCAATGATTGGCACTGATTCGATTGGATCTGTGACGCGATACACTTTTGGATCAATAAATTTGGCAGCAGGAATTGATATCATTGTTGTTATTATAGGAATCTTTGCGTTATCCGAAATTATTTCTAGTACGAATAAAAATTTGATACCCAAAAAAGGTGGAAGCGCAGATTTTAGTTTTGCACAATTTATAGTAGCGTTAAAAGAGTCATTGCTTTATATTCCAAACATGATAATTTCTGCTGTTATGGGAGTGGTATTAGGAATTTTGCCGGGGCTAGGTGGCGGGACTGCGTCAATTATGGCTTATGCAAGAGCAAAGATGGCTTCAAAAGATAAAACTAAGTTTGGTCAGGGTTGCCCAGAGGGGATTATCGCACCAGAGACGGCCAAGAATGCGGTATCGGGAGGGGCGCTAATTCCGGCCATTGCATTGGGAGTTCCAGGGAGCGCTCCGGTGGCATTGATTATGAGTGCGTTCTTGGTGCATGGAGTAAGCATCGGGCCTCTTGTTTTGAAGGAGCAACCGCATCTTTTAAATAGTATTGTTATTGCTTTGATTATTGCTAATATATTTATGTTTTTATCACAAATAGTGCTGATTAAGTATTTTGCGATGGTGATTACAGTACCCAAATATATATTATTTCCAATTATTGCTGTATTTTGCGTAATAGGAACATATGTAATTAACACTACTACTTTTAATGTGTATATCATGCTGGGGCTTTCGGTTTTTGGAATGTTCTGTGCGAAAAATAAAATTCCGCTGGCGCCGATGATAATGGGCTTTACTTTGGGAGATATAGTAGAAACGTACTTTAGAAAATCTATGATTGCGTATAACGGGTCTTTTGTAGATGCGTATATGGGGTCACCTGTTGGAAGCGTCTTTGTTACACTGGCGATTATTGTGCCAACTGTAGTGATTGTAAAAAGAATAATAAAAAGGAGTGTTAATGAGTGA
- a CDS encoding sulfatase: MKKPNVIFVYPDQLRYDALGCNGNKVASTPNLDALAAAGANFDEAYTSYPLCCPFRASIMTGLYPHKNGMYSNHYPLRKDLPHYLPKIMNKAGYKTAWVGKWHLNGGRKFERVPKEYWCGFEEFIGYGRGHHYIDSLYYKNEDDTPYKSKKYEPIYQTEQLIDFIDRAVSEEKPFMGMICYGLPHPPVEMQPEESKNKYSASEIELPDTVPEDTKEKAKKYIAQYYGMVEVVDTEIGKLVQHLKAKGIFDDTIFIVVSDHGDMCGEYGMFEKSIFYSSAAHVPLIISYPNMIKPETKIDHLVDPLIDITPTILDLCGLEVPETMDGYSMKTLAQTGEDKTFRDFVYYQIIPLPEALCDQMDKPDRKPYAERGFRTKDVLYVEKENVPFAVFDYQREKKEFMNCVDNFKYYPQVKEYRTRLANIMGDIGDSWRLRREDLPPEFQTQEEAIKDYDNNYSKAVFE; the protein is encoded by the coding sequence ATGAAGAAACCAAATGTTATTTTTGTATATCCGGATCAACTAAGATATGATGCACTGGGATGTAATGGCAATAAAGTTGCTAGCACTCCGAACTTAGATGCATTAGCTGCAGCTGGGGCTAACTTTGATGAAGCATATACGTCATATCCTTTATGCTGTCCGTTTAGAGCTTCAATTATGACAGGATTGTATCCGCATAAAAATGGAATGTATTCTAACCATTATCCTTTGAGAAAAGATTTGCCGCATTACTTGCCTAAAATTATGAACAAAGCAGGATATAAGACAGCTTGGGTGGGGAAGTGGCATCTAAATGGTGGGCGTAAATTTGAAAGAGTGCCCAAAGAATATTGGTGTGGCTTTGAAGAGTTCATTGGCTATGGCAGAGGGCATCATTATATAGATAGTTTATATTATAAAAATGAAGACGATACTCCATATAAGTCTAAAAAATATGAACCAATTTACCAAACAGAGCAGTTGATCGACTTTATAGATAGGGCAGTAAGCGAAGAAAAGCCGTTTATGGGAATGATTTGCTATGGGTTGCCGCATCCTCCGGTTGAGATGCAGCCAGAAGAAAGCAAAAATAAGTATTCGGCATCTGAGATTGAGCTACCAGATACTGTGCCAGAAGATACAAAAGAAAAAGCTAAGAAATATATAGCGCAATATTATGGAATGGTAGAAGTGGTAGATACGGAAATTGGAAAATTAGTGCAGCATTTAAAGGCAAAGGGGATTTTTGACGATACGATTTTCATAGTGGTTAGTGATCATGGAGATATGTGTGGCGAATACGGTATGTTTGAAAAGTCGATATTCTATAGCTCAGCAGCGCACGTTCCGCTGATAATTAGCTATCCAAATATGATAAAGCCAGAAACTAAAATCGACCATTTGGTAGATCCGCTTATAGATATAACACCGACTATATTAGATTTGTGTGGGTTAGAGGTGCCAGAAACAATGGATGGATATAGTATGAAAACTTTGGCGCAAACAGGAGAAGATAAAACTTTTAGAGATTTTGTTTACTATCAGATAATACCGCTTCCAGAAGCATTGTGCGATCAAATGGATAAACCAGATAGGAAGCCGTATGCCGAAAGAGGGTTTAGAACAAAAGACGTGCTTTATGTGGAGAAAGAGAACGTACCTTTTGCGGTATTTGATTATCAGCGTGAAAAAAAGGAGTTTATGAATTGCGTAGATAATTTCAAATATTACCCACAAGTAAAAGAGTATAGAACTAGATTGGCCAATATAATGGGAGATATTGGTGATAGCTGGAGATTGAGAAGGGAAGACTTGCCACCAGAGTTTCAAACTCAAGAAGAAGCGATCAAAGATTATGATAACAATTATAGCAAAGCAGTTTTCGAATAA
- a CDS encoding LacI family DNA-binding transcriptional regulator — MKVTLKDIALAAGVSISTVSRTISGDPKRKPSLKTQEKIWSIVHQMGYTPNEAARLLVNQIEPVTNQHSIGIILASNIADHATPFYSDIVRLIRQELEFSALNLKYVVSTKNKSKHEIFDYISTNSVNGIIILGVLTKDLLDTIYSQVKYAVYVGFNSTALLVDEVICDGYQFVEAMILHLVNNGFTKIGFFGPILDKTTLLNNSTTFNNFIQVMQHHNMLINYSWFQNIAHTAEDGYNAMQELLQNDTLPNAIFCNSDYVALGCIRALSEAHLKVPSDIAIISIGNENFSKYAIPSISTIDFPKDSIATFAINSLTEQIEHNRTLNIKFNIPFKLIARESTKNTH, encoded by the coding sequence TTGAAAGTTACACTAAAAGATATTGCGTTAGCTGCTGGAGTTTCTATTTCTACAGTATCAAGAACTATTAGCGGAGATCCCAAACGCAAACCTAGCCTCAAAACACAAGAAAAAATATGGAGCATCGTCCATCAAATGGGCTACACTCCCAACGAAGCTGCGCGATTATTAGTAAACCAAATTGAACCTGTTACTAATCAGCACAGTATAGGCATTATATTAGCCTCAAATATCGCAGACCATGCCACTCCTTTTTATAGCGATATTGTACGACTCATAAGACAAGAGTTAGAATTTAGTGCTTTAAATCTTAAGTATGTTGTATCTACAAAAAATAAATCTAAACACGAAATTTTTGATTATATTTCTACTAATTCGGTTAATGGAATTATTATATTAGGCGTATTGACCAAAGATTTATTAGACACTATATATTCTCAAGTAAAATATGCTGTTTATGTAGGCTTTAATTCAACTGCACTATTAGTTGACGAAGTCATTTGCGATGGCTATCAATTTGTCGAAGCCATGATACTTCATTTAGTTAATAATGGTTTCACCAAAATAGGCTTCTTTGGTCCCATCTTAGATAAAACCACCCTACTCAATAACAGCACTACTTTTAATAATTTTATACAAGTCATGCAACATCACAATATGCTTATAAATTACAGCTGGTTTCAAAATATTGCACACACTGCCGAAGACGGATATAATGCCATGCAAGAGCTTCTACAAAACGATACATTGCCTAATGCTATTTTCTGTAACTCTGATTACGTTGCATTAGGGTGCATACGCGCTCTATCTGAAGCTCACCTCAAGGTACCTAGCGATATCGCTATTATCAGCATCGGAAATGAAAATTTTTCTAAATATGCTATTCCTTCTATATCTACTATAGATTTTCCAAAGGATAGCATCGCGACATTTGCTATTAACTCTTTAACAGAACAAATCGAACATAATAGAACTCTCAACATAAAGTTTAATATTCCCTTTAAACTTATTGCTAGAGAAAGTACCAAAAATACGCATTAA
- a CDS encoding sulfatase-like hydrolase/transferase, which yields MKKQVILIMVDTQRTDMLGCYGNVDMKTPNIDKLASGGLRYTNAQTASPVCAPARGTIFTGLMPHSNGLVTNSYPIGDNVITIGQRLSDNGIHCGYIGKWHVDGGDYFGTGVCPDGFDKEYWYDMKLYLEELTDEQRRRSRKSNTSFDADWTREMTFANRCSNRTIDFIENYKDEDFFLTLSYDEPHGPCICPSPYNRMYEGYKMPYSENYKDDLDAKPLQQRLWSGKNIGKSVDELNKATADLALFLGCNSFVDDEIGRVLDAIDEKCPDAIIIYTADHGDMLFNHKLNSKNCCAYKEVLNIPLIIKGGAEGVIDAPATHLDIVPTVLDYMNVEIPNILEGKSMLQQIKDGVSKVNDVVFSEFTRYELIQDGNGGFQPMRCAFDGRYKLVINLLDTDEFYDLQVDPEEIHNAINDLNYKEERERLHDILLAEMDRTRDLYRGYHWAMRPWRTDKAPSFRNAGYVRQREESEMYEARQLNYDTGLPMEEAVRIKIIGADKK from the coding sequence GTGAAAAAACAAGTTATCTTAATTATGGTGGATACACAAAGAACTGATATGCTAGGATGTTATGGAAATGTAGATATGAAAACTCCGAATATTGATAAATTAGCAAGTGGCGGGCTTAGATATACTAATGCGCAAACTGCGTCACCAGTGTGTGCACCTGCTAGAGGTACAATATTTACGGGCTTGATGCCACATTCAAATGGACTCGTAACAAACAGCTACCCGATTGGAGATAATGTAATAACTATTGGGCAACGTTTATCTGATAATGGAATTCACTGCGGGTATATTGGTAAGTGGCATGTTGATGGCGGAGATTATTTTGGCACTGGAGTTTGCCCAGATGGATTTGACAAAGAGTATTGGTATGACATGAAGCTATATTTGGAAGAATTAACGGATGAGCAAAGACGACGTTCGCGTAAATCGAATACATCGTTTGATGCAGATTGGACACGAGAGATGACTTTTGCTAATCGATGTTCAAATCGCACCATAGATTTTATTGAAAATTATAAGGACGAAGATTTCTTTTTAACGCTTTCATATGATGAGCCGCATGGTCCGTGTATTTGCCCTAGTCCATATAATAGGATGTATGAAGGATACAAGATGCCTTATAGCGAAAACTATAAAGATGATCTCGATGCGAAGCCTTTACAGCAAAGATTGTGGTCTGGCAAAAATATAGGCAAGTCGGTTGATGAGCTAAATAAAGCAACGGCTGATTTGGCATTATTTTTGGGATGCAATTCGTTTGTAGATGATGAAATAGGGCGTGTATTAGACGCAATTGATGAAAAGTGCCCTGATGCAATCATCATCTATACAGCAGATCATGGAGATATGCTATTTAATCATAAACTAAACTCAAAAAATTGTTGCGCATATAAAGAGGTGCTAAATATTCCTCTGATAATAAAGGGTGGAGCAGAAGGAGTAATAGACGCACCTGCGACGCATTTAGATATTGTGCCAACAGTGTTGGATTATATGAATGTTGAAATTCCAAATATTCTTGAGGGCAAAAGTATGTTGCAGCAGATTAAGGATGGAGTTTCAAAGGTTAATGATGTAGTATTTTCTGAGTTTACCAGATATGAGCTTATACAGGATGGCAATGGTGGATTTCAGCCGATGCGATGCGCATTTGATGGAAGATATAAACTGGTAATTAATTTATTGGATACAGATGAGTTTTATGATCTGCAAGTAGATCCGGAAGAAATCCATAATGCAATTAACGATCTTAACTATAAAGAAGAAAGAGAAAGACTTCATGATATTTTGCTTGCAGAGATGGATAGAACGAGAGATTTGTATAGAGGATACCACTGGGCAATGAGACCGTGGAGGACAGATAAGGCTCCATCATTTAGAAATGCAGGATATGTGAGGCAACGAGAAGAAAGTGAGATGTATGAGGCTCGTCAATTGAATTACGATACAGGGTTGCCAATGGAAGAAGCTGTCAGAATTAAAATAATAGGAGCAGACAAAAAGTAA
- a CDS encoding ABC transporter ATP-binding protein codes for MRALIEVKNLRKVYRMGSEKIIALDNVNLSIEKGEICCLFGTSGSGKSTLLNMLAGLEKPTKGEIWIKNRNIAKLDEMQLAIFRQKYIGFVFQSYNLLPSLTALENVALPLIFQGVSKSVREKKAREMLKQVGLGKRLSHKPKEMSGGQQQRVSIARAFVNKPSILFADEPTGNLDTHTTIEVMDMITEIARELNQTLIIVSHDDEISGYADTVIVMRDGVIEKAVHKVENAKMA; via the coding sequence ATGAGGGCATTGATAGAAGTGAAAAATTTAAGAAAAGTGTATCGAATGGGGAGTGAAAAAATCATTGCATTGGATAATGTAAACTTAAGCATAGAAAAAGGAGAAATCTGCTGTTTATTTGGAACATCCGGATCGGGAAAATCGACATTACTGAATATGCTAGCAGGGCTGGAGAAGCCGACGAAAGGAGAAATTTGGATCAAGAACCGAAATATAGCAAAGTTGGATGAGATGCAGTTGGCGATATTTCGGCAAAAGTACATAGGGTTTGTATTTCAGTCATATAATTTGTTGCCGTCATTAACCGCGTTAGAAAACGTAGCGTTGCCGTTAATATTTCAGGGTGTATCGAAATCGGTGCGCGAAAAAAAGGCGAGAGAAATGCTAAAGCAAGTGGGGCTGGGAAAGAGGTTGTCACATAAGCCAAAGGAGATGAGCGGGGGGCAGCAGCAGCGAGTGAGTATCGCAAGAGCCTTTGTAAATAAGCCGTCAATTTTATTTGCAGATGAGCCAACGGGAAACTTGGATACGCATACAACTATAGAGGTGATGGACATGATAACTGAAATTGCAAGAGAGCTAAATCAGACGTTGATTATAGTATCTCATGACGATGAAATCTCGGGATATGCGGATACAGTAATTGTAATGCGTGATGGAGTTATTGAAAAAGCGGTACATAAAGTAGAGAATGCGAAGATGGCATAA
- a CDS encoding flagellar hook-basal body protein: MMRSLWTAATGMTSQQTHVDTISNNIANVNTVGFKQESVNFKTLLYQNMLPTQQEETTNPMLLQMGHGVRVGSISKNFGTGNLIQTNAPTDLAIDGTGFFAVQADNQVSYTRDGSFKVTTTSDGVIALVTSDGHYVLSTDSEPITFDENVLSSQITINSYGGVGYKDSETGEDINIADIMVVQFANAAGLEATGDNLFVETAGSGVPLMESEEPTLTKSLLRAGYLEGSNVNIATEMVNLIVAQRAYELNSKAISTADTMLGQAVQLKKS, encoded by the coding sequence TCAAACAATATAGCAAACGTAAATACAGTAGGGTTTAAGCAAGAGTCGGTAAATTTTAAGACATTGCTCTATCAAAACATGTTGCCAACACAACAAGAGGAAACAACAAATCCTATGCTATTGCAAATGGGGCATGGTGTGAGAGTGGGATCAATAAGCAAAAATTTTGGTACAGGAAACTTAATTCAAACCAACGCGCCAACAGACTTAGCGATAGACGGAACAGGTTTTTTTGCAGTGCAAGCAGATAATCAAGTTTCGTATACGAGAGACGGAAGTTTTAAAGTAACAACAACATCTGATGGAGTTATAGCGTTGGTAACATCGGATGGGCACTACGTGTTGAGTACAGATTCGGAGCCGATCACATTTGATGAAAACGTATTATCATCGCAAATAACAATAAACAGCTATGGCGGAGTGGGGTATAAAGATTCGGAAACAGGAGAAGATATAAATATTGCAGATATAATGGTAGTTCAATTTGCAAACGCAGCAGGACTAGAAGCAACAGGAGACAACTTGTTTGTAGAAACAGCAGGATCGGGTGTGCCGCTCATGGAATCTGAAGAGCCAACATTAACAAAAAGTTTATTGAGAGCGGGGTATCTAGAAGGATCGAATGTGAATATAGCAACAGAAATGGTTAACTTGATAGTAGCGCAAAGAGCATATGAGCTAAACTCGAAAGCTATTTCAACTGCGGATACAATGCTAGGCCAGGCTGTCCAACTTAAGAAATCATAG
- a CDS encoding tripartite tricarboxylate transporter substrate-binding protein yields MQKLKHVLLIILSFIFMLPSIYGNEYSTYPEKDITMIVPFNAGGGIDISSRTLVKELEEYFPDISFIVKNVTGSSGAIGAEELFNAKPDGYTLMAAGNGFNVSSEMGIFKRSAMDYEMAGQYTTSQIGLYVRADSPYQTYEDLIEAARNNPNEIVMGILTATMNHYAILAIEHAENVSFKKVIVGGDQPPQPELLSGRVDTYVVAVSQNTQYIDSGDFRCLGVFAEERVKSMPDVPTFEELGIEESYELTFGIWAPPGTPKEILEIISDAIKKVTEDVDFQNTMTAMGYLTSHIGPDEYQKVMEDSLNAIKELSATIATDVNAGSIDPYVGAYGIPNFILMAIAALLALKAIIALGINKQKINIVLVGILKGRALIFLVSLIIYASVLEILGFIIATAIFLTATIIYLRCSSEMVPKKFYIQTVIFSTVLSILIFLFFTQLASIVLPVGFLGI; encoded by the coding sequence ATGCAGAAATTAAAACATGTGTTGCTTATAATTTTGTCATTTATTTTTATGTTGCCATCGATTTATGGAAATGAGTATTCTACATATCCAGAAAAAGATATAACAATGATAGTCCCGTTTAACGCAGGCGGTGGAATAGATATTTCGTCAAGAACATTGGTAAAAGAATTGGAAGAATATTTTCCGGATATATCTTTTATAGTAAAAAATGTTACAGGCTCATCTGGAGCGATTGGCGCTGAGGAATTGTTTAATGCGAAACCAGATGGATACACGCTTATGGCTGCAGGGAATGGGTTTAATGTTTCGTCTGAAATGGGAATTTTTAAAAGATCTGCGATGGATTATGAGATGGCAGGCCAATATACAACGTCTCAGATAGGTCTTTATGTTCGCGCCGATTCGCCATACCAAACTTATGAAGACTTAATTGAAGCCGCACGCAATAACCCAAACGAAATTGTAATGGGTATTTTAACTGCGACAATGAATCACTACGCAATTTTAGCTATAGAGCATGCGGAAAATGTAAGCTTCAAAAAAGTTATTGTAGGAGGAGATCAGCCACCGCAACCAGAGTTATTGAGTGGACGAGTGGATACATATGTCGTGGCAGTTTCACAAAATACGCAATATATAGATTCGGGAGATTTTAGGTGTTTAGGCGTATTTGCAGAGGAACGAGTGAAAAGCATGCCAGATGTTCCAACATTTGAAGAGCTTGGTATCGAAGAAAGTTATGAGCTGACATTTGGGATTTGGGCACCTCCCGGAACCCCAAAAGAAATTTTAGAAATTATATCTGATGCTATAAAAAAAGTAACTGAAGATGTAGATTTTCAAAACACTATGACTGCGATGGGATATTTAACGAGCCATATTGGACCCGATGAATATCAAAAGGTGATGGAAGATTCGCTTAATGCGATAAAAGAGCTATCGGCAACTATTGCAACAGATGTAAACGCAGGAAGCATTGACCCGTATGTCGGAGCTTATGGAATTCCCAATTTTATCCTCATGGCAATAGCTGCATTACTCGCGCTGAAGGCAATTATAGCGTTAGGTATTAATAAACAGAAAATCAATATAGTGCTAGTTGGTATATTAAAAGGGAGAGCACTTATATTTTTAGTATCGTTGATAATATATGCTTCTGTTTTGGAGATATTGGGCTTTATTATTGCAACTGCTATATTTTTAACTGCGACAATAATTTATCTGAGATGTTCTAGTGAGATGGTTCCAAAAAAATTTTATATTCAAACGGTGATATTTTCTACTGTATTGTCAATTTTAATATTTTTATTTTTTACGCAGCTTGCAAGCATAGTGTTGCCAGTGGGATTTCTGGGTATATAG
- a CDS encoding EcsC family protein codes for MDVNEKINENRISKVVDLLGAMNLEEQIDEAKMSRVTDLMCTIYENEQIDETQILKMTKILGAMQADEQVDEAKILKVTEILAAIQAGESIEESTEEPMDATKVLKIMDICYERAINGIPGISKSIEELANRYIQNHQNEGNVAKSLNKEKVIAKLIKHQVIKCGTNGVLTGLGGAITMPITIPANIVGVMYIQMRMIAAIAYIRGFNIKDDGVKSLIYVCLLGSSANEALKTVGIKLTGKLTDSMVEKIPGIILMKLNQIVGTKFAIQLGEKNILNIGKVIPGVTSIIGGTLDAYETKNIAKNAKAIFNQ; via the coding sequence GTGGATGTGAATGAAAAAATTAATGAAAATAGGATATCGAAAGTGGTAGATCTTTTGGGTGCAATGAATCTAGAAGAGCAAATCGATGAAGCAAAGATGTCAAGAGTGACCGATCTGATGTGTACGATATATGAAAATGAACAAATCGATGAAACACAAATATTGAAAATGACAAAAATTTTAGGAGCAATGCAGGCTGACGAACAAGTGGATGAAGCAAAGATATTAAAAGTGACAGAAATTTTAGCTGCAATACAAGCGGGAGAGTCAATAGAAGAGTCAACGGAAGAGCCGATGGATGCAACTAAGGTGTTGAAAATAATGGATATTTGTTATGAGAGGGCAATTAACGGAATTCCAGGAATTAGTAAATCGATAGAAGAGTTGGCTAACCGATATATCCAAAATCATCAAAATGAAGGAAATGTGGCCAAGAGTTTGAATAAAGAAAAAGTCATTGCAAAATTGATAAAGCATCAAGTGATTAAATGTGGCACTAACGGAGTATTAACAGGATTGGGAGGTGCGATAACAATGCCGATAACAATACCTGCAAATATAGTTGGCGTTATGTATATACAAATGAGAATGATAGCGGCCATTGCATATATAAGGGGATTTAACATAAAAGATGATGGGGTAAAATCTTTGATATACGTATGCCTATTGGGTTCTTCTGCAAATGAGGCATTAAAAACAGTAGGAATTAAGTTAACTGGAAAGCTTACGGATAGCATGGTTGAAAAAATTCCAGGAATAATATTAATGAAGTTAAACCAAATAGTGGGGACTAAATTTGCAATTCAACTTGGAGAAAAAAATATACTCAACATTGGAAAAGTGATTCCGGGAGTGACAAGTATTATAGGAGGAACATTGGATGCGTATGAGACAAAGAATATCGCTAAAAATGCAAAAGCAATATTTAATCAATAG
- a CDS encoding rod-binding protein has translation MAAIGNLAQYGNTLSQMATMLPEINAPKNFEAKLKAAINSSEKAELKEACEEMESYILGMVYKQMRQSLDVNSETAFLPKGDYETMFEDFMVDNQVQNMVDSGGVGLSGFLYKQISEPQLPMQYQNFNNPQVQQEPKLNRTV, from the coding sequence ATGGCAGCAATAGGAAATTTGGCACAATATGGAAATACTTTAAGTCAGATGGCAACAATGCTACCCGAGATAAATGCACCAAAGAACTTTGAGGCAAAGCTAAAGGCCGCAATTAACTCGAGTGAAAAAGCAGAGCTAAAAGAAGCTTGTGAAGAAATGGAATCTTATATTCTGGGGATGGTTTATAAACAAATGAGACAGTCGCTGGATGTAAATAGTGAGACAGCATTTCTGCCAAAGGGCGATTATGAAACAATGTTTGAGGATTTTATGGTGGATAACCAGGTACAAAATATGGTGGATTCGGGAGGAGTTGGTTTATCAGGATTTTTGTATAAGCAAATAAGTGAGCCGCAGCTGCCGATGCAATATCAAAATTTTAATAATCCTCAGGTTCAGCAAGAGCCAAAATTAAATCGAACAGTTTAG
- a CDS encoding ABC transporter permease encodes MSSWYNSSDDIPKLNVKGIEAIMQIEGVEMVIPDRVINAYVQFGKKRTSWALEIFGLSGEEMEAKGYEIEEGRNIMPGDKDVMVMGKSVLTEFYKGKEPVWSAENPPIEPKIGEDELEILVGNYNYSDGEPEDVNPDTGKKIDFPEEYEATLVGVFGDYDYNTAYKVFVPLELFNELKAAKREYELELNGEEWYKDTYGKDTEEEAYDNADVKVSDEDLVVEVQEKITEMGYTAYSNMSYVEDMQQISGGIQALLGGIGAVSLFVAAIGITNTMMMATYERTREIGIMKVIGAKITDIQSMFLIEALMIGAIGGGVGIVFSYAISAIINIVGVSFAAGMMGGGKLSIIPVWLAVAFVCNTDWIGIGIFSGEKSNEAFGS; translated from the coding sequence ATGAGTAGTTGGTATAACAGCAGTGATGATATCCCGAAGTTGAATGTTAAAGGGATCGAAGCCATAATGCAAATAGAGGGAGTGGAGATGGTGATCCCGGATCGTGTAATAAATGCATATGTGCAATTTGGCAAAAAGAGGACAAGTTGGGCATTGGAAATATTTGGGCTTTCGGGAGAAGAAATGGAGGCAAAAGGATATGAGATAGAAGAGGGTCGAAACATTATGCCTGGCGATAAAGACGTAATGGTGATGGGCAAAAGTGTGTTAACGGAATTTTATAAAGGTAAGGAGCCGGTTTGGAGCGCAGAAAATCCGCCAATAGAACCTAAAATAGGTGAAGATGAGCTAGAAATATTGGTTGGAAACTATAATTATTCTGATGGTGAGCCAGAGGATGTCAATCCTGATACGGGCAAGAAGATTGATTTTCCAGAGGAGTACGAAGCAACGTTGGTGGGGGTGTTTGGAGATTATGATTATAACACCGCGTATAAGGTTTTTGTACCTCTTGAATTATTCAATGAGTTAAAAGCGGCGAAACGTGAATACGAGCTCGAGCTTAACGGAGAAGAATGGTATAAAGATACGTATGGGAAAGACACAGAAGAGGAGGCATATGATAATGCAGATGTTAAAGTATCAGATGAAGATTTGGTAGTGGAGGTGCAAGAGAAGATAACTGAAATGGGGTATACCGCATACTCAAATATGAGCTATGTGGAGGATATGCAACAAATATCGGGAGGCATACAGGCGTTGCTAGGAGGAATTGGGGCAGTGTCGTTGTTTGTGGCAGCGATAGGTATTACCAATACCATGATGATGGCAACATATGAGAGAACAAGAGAGATAGGAATAATGAAGGTGATAGGTGCCAAGATCACAGATATTCAAAGTATGTTTTTGATAGAAGCGCTGATGATCGGCGCAATAGGCGGGGGTGTTGGCATCGTATTTTCATATGCAATATCAGCAATCATCAATATTGTGGGAGTTTCGTTTGCAGCAGGAATGATGGGGGGCGGCAAGCTGTCGATAATTCCTGTGTGGCTGGCAGTAGCCTTTGTTTGCAACACTGATTGGATTGGTATCGGGATATTTTCCGGCGAGAAGAGCAATGAAGCTTTCGGCTCTTAG